A stretch of the Panicum virgatum strain AP13 chromosome 9N, P.virgatum_v5, whole genome shotgun sequence genome encodes the following:
- the LOC120691440 gene encoding germin-like protein 3-1 has protein sequence MRAAADRAASIIHRILLSLVLLAALCESDPDLLFDYCVADPAAAAWFHLNGLPCIDPAAARAEHFATSALSRATNPSATLFGFNVTVTSPAASLPGANAQGLAMARIDLAPGGVVPPHSHPRASEVALVLAGSVLVGFADTSYRLYTQLLRAGEAFVFPRAMVHFLYNMDVAAPAVVLSGLNSQSPGAQLVPLSAFRTEPQMPEEILKMAFKINGQDVHRIQRNLGG, from the coding sequence ATGAGAGCAGCAGCTGATCGTGCTGCCAGCATCATCCATCGAATCCTCCTctctctcgtcctcctcgccgccctctGCGAGTCCGACCCCGACCTCCTCTTCGACTACTGCGTCGCcgacccggcggcggccgcgtggTTCCACCTCAACGGCCTGCCCTGCAtcgacccggcggcggcgcgcgcggagcaCTTCGCCACGTCGGCGCTCTCCCGCGCGACGAACCCGTCCGCCACGCTGTTCGGGTTTAACGTGACGGTGACGAGCCCCGCCGCGTCCCTCCCCGGCGCGAACGCGCAGGGGCTCGCCATGGCGCGCATCGACCTGGCCCCGGGCGGCGTGGTGCCGCCGCACTCCCACCCGCGCGCGTCGGAGGTGGCGCTGGTGCTCGCCGGCAGCGTCCTCGTCGGGTTCGCGGACACGTCGTACCGGCTGTACACGCAGCTGCTGCGCGCCGGAGAGGCGTTCGTGTTCCCGAGGGCGATGGTGCACTTCCTGTACAACATggacgtggcggcgccggccgtggTGCTGTCGGGGCTCAACAGCCAGAGCCCCGGCGCGCAGCTCGTGCCGCTCTCGGCGTTCCGGACGGAGCCCCAGATGCCGGAGGAGATCCTCAAGATGGCCTTCAAGATCAACGGCCAGGACGTGCACAGGATCCAAAGAAACCTAGGCGGATAG
- the LOC120690472 gene encoding tubulin--tyrosine ligase-like protein 12 isoform X1 encodes MPSRRRRFRLPAAIAMSPAAAATDGRIRSYEDFARVHAYLLAAAGIPPSLHERLYRKLADEVFDGGEVFAVEPCEGGMQRRLVLASEEPLGKESDVFLVDHAWSFRLPDALKQLREVPGLAERMAALMCVDLDRKVETEESEDEQDDEKNVSLEHVLQVVETERARVQERGTDSAAWLELEELGIDDDMLVTLDLSAKFPNVVALNLWGNRLQDTEKVIQEIRKCPKLKALWLNDNPVLGKGIDKAVLDSLSGLEIYNSRFTSKAGEWALSFCADIVGADNPCSFVESTLLDSIATIDLSDRCIHKLPEALSPSKLPSLSKLNIRGNPLDQISGDDLLKLLSGFTQLQELEVDIPGPLGNSAISILESLPNLSFLNGVNSSSIIESGKHIVDSALQPRLPEWSPEESLAERVIGAMWLYLMTYRLADEEKIDETPVWYVMDELGSAMRHSDIPNFRIAPFLFMPEGKLASAISYTVLWPTLDVHTGEECTRDFLFGIGEEKQRSARLTAWFHTPENYFIQEFRRYQEQLQSNSICSSTKIKETPSTKSVRPSDGRALRVYTDIPHVEEFLTRPEFVLTTDPKEADIIWVSMQVDSEVKKAIGLTDQQYTNQFPFEAYLVMKHHLAETIHKAWGSPEWLQPTYNLETHLSQLIGDYCTRKRDGLDNLWIMKPWNMARTIDTTVTGDLSAIIRLMETGPKICQKYIERPALFQGRKFDLRYIVLVRSICPLEIFLSDVFWVRLANNQYTLEKTSFFEYETHFTVMNYIGRMNHMNTPEFVKEFEREHQVKWLEIHESIRSMIRCVFESTAAVHPEMQNPFSRAIYGVDVMLDSRFKPKILEVTYCPDCGRACNYDTQALVGSQNTIRGSDFFNTVFGCLFLDEQTNVSPL; translated from the exons ATgccttcacgccgccgccgcttccgcttGCCGGCGGCCATCGCcatgtcgccggcggccgctgcaACCGACGGACGCATCCGGAGCTACGAGGACTTCGCGCGGGTGCACGCGTACCTGCTGGCCGCGGCCGGCATCCCGCCGTCGCTGCACGAGCGGCTGTACCGCAAGCTCGCGGACGAGGTCTTCGACGGCGGGGAGGTCTTCGCCGTCGAGCCCTGCGAGGGAGGGATGCAGAGGCGCCTCGTGCTCGCCTCCGAGGAACCGCTGGGGAAGGAGTCCGATGTCTTCCTCGTCGACCACGCGTGGTCCTTCCGCCTCCCTGATGCGCTCAAGCAG TTGCGGGAAGTACCAGGATTGGCTGAAAGGATGGCAGCATTGATGTGTGTGGATTTGGACCGGAAGGTCGAAACTGAAGAGTCAGAAGATGAGCAGGACGATGAGAAGAATGTGAGCTTGGAACATGTCTTACAAGTAGTGGAGACAGAAAGGGCTAGAGTACAGGAAAGGGGAACTGATTCTGCAGCATGGCTGGAACTTGAGGAActtggaattgatgatgatatgcTAGTAACCTTGGATCTATCTGCGAAATTTCCG AATGTGGTAGCTCTCAACCTGTGGGGAAACAGGCTGCAGGATACAGAGAAAGTCATACAAGAAATCAGGAAGTGTCCAAAGCTAAAGGCACTTTGGTTGAACGACAATCCTGTTCTTGGCAAAGG TATTGACAAAGCAGTTCTAGATAGTCTCTCTGGATTGGAAATATACAATTCACGTTTTACGAGTAAAGCTGGAGAGTGGGCATTGAGTTTCTGTGCTGACATTGTTGGAGCAGATAATCCCTGTTCCTTTGTGGAAAGCACATTGTTGGATAGTATTGCCACTATCGATCTTTCTGATAGGTGCATTCACAAGCTACCAGAG GCTCTCTCTCCTAGTAAACTGCCATCTCTGTCAAAATTGAACATCCGTGGTAATCCTCTGGATCAAATTTCTGGTGACGATCTCCTTAAGTTACTTAGTGGATTTACTCAGTTACAAGAGTTGGAG GTTGATATTCCTGGTCCTCTGGGAAACAGTGCAATTTCCATTCTTGAGTCTCTTCCTAATTTATCGTTTCTAAATGGTGTGAATTCTTCAAGTATAATAGAGAGTGGGAAGCATATAGTTGACTCTGCACTTCAACCGCGGCTTCCAGAATGGTCACCAGAAGAATCCCTCGCTGAAAGAGTTATTGGTGCAATGTGGTTGTATCTTATGACATACCGGCTTGCTGATGAAGAAAAGATTGATGAAACACCTGTCTG GTACGTCATGGATGAGTTGGGCTCAGCCATGCGCCACAGTGATATTCCAAACTTCAGAATAGCTCCATTCTTGTTCATGCCAGAAGGGAAACTAGCCTCTGCTATAAG TTACACAGTTCTGTGGCCCACTCTTGATGTTCATACTGGAGAAGAGTGTACCCGGGATTTCTTGTTTGGTATTGGCGAGGAGAAACAACGTTCAGCTAGGCTTACAGCTTGGTTTCACACACCAGAGAACTACTTTATTCAG GAATTCAGGAGGTACCAGGAACAACTACAATCAAATAGCATTTGTTCTTCGACAAAAATTAAAGAGACACCCTCAACCAAAAGTGTACGTCCAAGTGATGGCCGTGCACTTCGAGTATATACTGACATACCTCATGTAGAGGAGTTTCTAACACGGCCAGAGTTTGTTCTCA CAACTGATCCAAAGGAGGCGGACATCATCTGGGTAAGCATGCAAGTGGATTCAGAAGTAAAGAAGGCAATAGGGCTCACGGACCAACAATACACAAATCAATTTCCTTTTGAAGCTTACCTGGTCATGAAGCACCACCTAGCGGAGACCATCCATAAG GCATGGGGCTCACCAGAATGGCTTCAACCTACATATAACCTAGAGACCCATCTGTCTCAACTGATTGGTGACTATTGTACAAGGAAACGAGATGGCCTGGACAACTTATGGATCATGAAGCCTTGGAACATGGCAAGAACTATTGACACCACAGTTACCGGTGATTTATCTGCTATCATCAGACTTATGGAGACAGGTCCCAAGATATGCCAAAAATATATAGAACGCCCTGCCCTTTTTCAAGGAAGGAAGTTTGATCTTCGGTACATTGTTTTGGTCCGCAGTATATGCCCTTTGGAGATATTTCTTTCTGATGTTTTCTGG GTTAGGTTAGCAAACAATCAGTACACTTTGGAGAAGACTAGCTTTTTTGAGTATGAGACCCATTTCACTGTGATG AATTATATTGGAAGGATGAACCATATGAACACGCCAGAGTTTGTCAAGGAGTTTGAGAGGGAGCACCAAG TTAAATGGCTGGAGATCCATGAAAGCATACGTTCTATGATACGGTGTGTTTTTGAGTCGACTGCCGCTGTTCATCCTGAGATGCAGAACCCTTTCTCCAGGGCCATCTATGGGGTAGACGTTATGCTTGATAGCAGATTCAAGCCAAAGATTTTAGAG GTGACGTACTGTCCAGACTGCGGGAGGGCGTGCAACTATGACACGCAAGCTCTGGTAGGGAGCCAGAATACCATCAGAGGCAGTGATTTTTTCAATACGGTGTTTGGCTGCCTCTTTCTCGACGAGCAAACAAATGTATCGCCGTTGTAA
- the LOC120690472 gene encoding tubulin--tyrosine ligase-like protein 12 isoform X2 has protein sequence MPSRRRRFRLPAAIAMSPAAAATDGRIRSYEDFARVHAYLLAAAGIPPSLHERLYRKLADEVFDGGEVFAVEPCEGGMQRRLVLASEEPLGKESDVFLVDHAWSFRLPDALKQLREVPGLAERMAALMCVDLDRKVETEESEDEQDDEKNVSLEHVLQVVETERARVQERGTDSAAWLELEELGIDDDMLVTLDLSAKFPNVVALNLWGNRLQDTEKVIQEIRKCPKLKALWLNDNPVLGKGIDKAVLDSLSGLEIYNSRFTSKAGEWALSFCADIVGADNPCSFVESTLLDSIATIDLSDRCIHKLPEALSPSKLPSLSKLNIRGNPLDQISGDDLLKLLSGFTQLQELEVDIPGPLGNSAISILESLPNLSFLNGVNSSSIIESGKHIVDSALQPRLPEWSPEESLAERVIGAMWLYLMTYRLADEEKIDETPVWYVMDELGSAMRHSDIPNFRIAPFLFMPEGKLASAISYTVLWPTLDVHTGEECTRDFLFGIGEEKQRSARLTAWFHTPENYFIQEFRRYQEQLQSNSICSSTKIKETPSTKSVRPSDGRALRVYTDIPHVEEFLTRPEFVLTTDPKEADIIWVSMQVDSEVKKAIGLTDQQYTNQFPFEAYLVMKHHLAETIHKAWGSPEWLQPTYNLETHLSQLIGDYCTRKRDGLDNLWIMKPWNMARTIDTTVTGDLSAIIRLMETGPKICQKYIERPALFQGRKFDLRYIVLVRSICPLEIFLSDVFWVRLANNQYTLEKTSFFEYETHFTVMVRSNSSPLLWSYIMN, from the exons ATgccttcacgccgccgccgcttccgcttGCCGGCGGCCATCGCcatgtcgccggcggccgctgcaACCGACGGACGCATCCGGAGCTACGAGGACTTCGCGCGGGTGCACGCGTACCTGCTGGCCGCGGCCGGCATCCCGCCGTCGCTGCACGAGCGGCTGTACCGCAAGCTCGCGGACGAGGTCTTCGACGGCGGGGAGGTCTTCGCCGTCGAGCCCTGCGAGGGAGGGATGCAGAGGCGCCTCGTGCTCGCCTCCGAGGAACCGCTGGGGAAGGAGTCCGATGTCTTCCTCGTCGACCACGCGTGGTCCTTCCGCCTCCCTGATGCGCTCAAGCAG TTGCGGGAAGTACCAGGATTGGCTGAAAGGATGGCAGCATTGATGTGTGTGGATTTGGACCGGAAGGTCGAAACTGAAGAGTCAGAAGATGAGCAGGACGATGAGAAGAATGTGAGCTTGGAACATGTCTTACAAGTAGTGGAGACAGAAAGGGCTAGAGTACAGGAAAGGGGAACTGATTCTGCAGCATGGCTGGAACTTGAGGAActtggaattgatgatgatatgcTAGTAACCTTGGATCTATCTGCGAAATTTCCG AATGTGGTAGCTCTCAACCTGTGGGGAAACAGGCTGCAGGATACAGAGAAAGTCATACAAGAAATCAGGAAGTGTCCAAAGCTAAAGGCACTTTGGTTGAACGACAATCCTGTTCTTGGCAAAGG TATTGACAAAGCAGTTCTAGATAGTCTCTCTGGATTGGAAATATACAATTCACGTTTTACGAGTAAAGCTGGAGAGTGGGCATTGAGTTTCTGTGCTGACATTGTTGGAGCAGATAATCCCTGTTCCTTTGTGGAAAGCACATTGTTGGATAGTATTGCCACTATCGATCTTTCTGATAGGTGCATTCACAAGCTACCAGAG GCTCTCTCTCCTAGTAAACTGCCATCTCTGTCAAAATTGAACATCCGTGGTAATCCTCTGGATCAAATTTCTGGTGACGATCTCCTTAAGTTACTTAGTGGATTTACTCAGTTACAAGAGTTGGAG GTTGATATTCCTGGTCCTCTGGGAAACAGTGCAATTTCCATTCTTGAGTCTCTTCCTAATTTATCGTTTCTAAATGGTGTGAATTCTTCAAGTATAATAGAGAGTGGGAAGCATATAGTTGACTCTGCACTTCAACCGCGGCTTCCAGAATGGTCACCAGAAGAATCCCTCGCTGAAAGAGTTATTGGTGCAATGTGGTTGTATCTTATGACATACCGGCTTGCTGATGAAGAAAAGATTGATGAAACACCTGTCTG GTACGTCATGGATGAGTTGGGCTCAGCCATGCGCCACAGTGATATTCCAAACTTCAGAATAGCTCCATTCTTGTTCATGCCAGAAGGGAAACTAGCCTCTGCTATAAG TTACACAGTTCTGTGGCCCACTCTTGATGTTCATACTGGAGAAGAGTGTACCCGGGATTTCTTGTTTGGTATTGGCGAGGAGAAACAACGTTCAGCTAGGCTTACAGCTTGGTTTCACACACCAGAGAACTACTTTATTCAG GAATTCAGGAGGTACCAGGAACAACTACAATCAAATAGCATTTGTTCTTCGACAAAAATTAAAGAGACACCCTCAACCAAAAGTGTACGTCCAAGTGATGGCCGTGCACTTCGAGTATATACTGACATACCTCATGTAGAGGAGTTTCTAACACGGCCAGAGTTTGTTCTCA CAACTGATCCAAAGGAGGCGGACATCATCTGGGTAAGCATGCAAGTGGATTCAGAAGTAAAGAAGGCAATAGGGCTCACGGACCAACAATACACAAATCAATTTCCTTTTGAAGCTTACCTGGTCATGAAGCACCACCTAGCGGAGACCATCCATAAG GCATGGGGCTCACCAGAATGGCTTCAACCTACATATAACCTAGAGACCCATCTGTCTCAACTGATTGGTGACTATTGTACAAGGAAACGAGATGGCCTGGACAACTTATGGATCATGAAGCCTTGGAACATGGCAAGAACTATTGACACCACAGTTACCGGTGATTTATCTGCTATCATCAGACTTATGGAGACAGGTCCCAAGATATGCCAAAAATATATAGAACGCCCTGCCCTTTTTCAAGGAAGGAAGTTTGATCTTCGGTACATTGTTTTGGTCCGCAGTATATGCCCTTTGGAGATATTTCTTTCTGATGTTTTCTGG GTTAGGTTAGCAAACAATCAGTACACTTTGGAGAAGACTAGCTTTTTTGAGTATGAGACCCATTTCACTGTGATGGTAAGATCCAACTCATCGCCACTTCTATGGAGTTACATCATGAACTAG
- the LOC120692898 gene encoding 2-hydroxy-6-oxononadienedioate/2-hydroxy-6-oxononatrienedioate hydrolase-like — translation MLERPLGNLTSLITRRAGQPIYTHAAPLLICSGVPRSGKASLLSRGAAAMNMKPPPHGHGASTLLALLSLSLLLLRLLLRLRFAAFRDAALSLHLLARVRLRPVLLRLPGATTLRVWCPASPSRKPPLLLLHGFGGDAKWTWARNLPRLSRHFHVYAPDLVFFGAHSRSASPLRSVAFQARCASDAMRLLGVPRYDVAGISYGGFVAYRMAAAEARGAVGRVVVMTSGVAATPGEMREMAAREERTVEEALLPETAEGLRLLVRRSMHRPPPWMPDFVLDDFIKLMCVDQRKERAELLLELLKNGAGFDPLPVLTQETLIIWGDKDQVFPVDLGHRLQRHLGGNSRLEIVKDAGHALQLEGAEHVNNFIKSFLLDERRIGPGVAVAQK, via the exons ATGCTCGAGCGGCCTCTAGGTAATTTGACCTCGTTAATTACGAGACGAGCGGGGCAGCCTATTTATACACACGCTGCGCCTCTGCTGATCTGCTCCGGGGTCCCCCGATCTGGGAAGGCATCTTTGTtgtcgcgcggcgcggcggccatgaacatgaagccgccgccgcacgggcACGGCGCGTCGACCCTGTTGGCGCTGCTCTCCCTCTCGCTGCTCCTGCTGCgcctgctcctccgcctccgcttcGCCGCCTTCCGCGACGCCGCGCTCTCGCTCCACCTCCTGGCCCGGGTCCGCCTCCGCCCCGTCCTGCTCCGCCTCCCCGGCGCCACCACGCTCCGCGTCTGGTGCCCGGCCTCGCCgtcccgcaagccgccgctgctcctgctGCACGGCTTCGGCGGGGACGCCAAGTGGACGTGGGCGCGCAATCTCCCGCGCCTGTCGCGCCACTTCCACGTCTACGCCCCGGACCTCGTCTTCTTCGGCGCGCACtcccgctccgcctcgccgctccgCTCCGTGGCGTTCCAGGCGCGCTGCGCCTCCGACGCCATGCGCCTCCTCGGCGTGCCCCGCTACGACGTCGCCGGGATCAGCTACGGCGGCTTCGTCGCGTACCggatggccgccgccgaggccaggGGCGCCGTCGGCAGGGTCGTGGTCATGACCAGCGGCGTCGCGGCCACGCCGGGGGAGATGCGGGAGATGGCCGCGCGGGAGGAGCGCACCGTCGAGGAGGCGCTGCTCCCGGAGACCGCCGAGGGGCTGCGCTTGCTCGTGCGGCGCTCCatgcaccgcccgccgccgtggatgccGGACTTCGTCCTTGACGACTTCATCAAG CTCATGTGCGTGGAtcagaggaaggagagggcggAGTTGCTGCTGGAACTGCTCAAGAATGGAGCTGGCTTCGATCCCCTCCCGGTTCTTACCCAG GAAACACTGATCATCTGGGGAGACAAGGACCAGGTGTTCCCCGTCGACCTCGGCCACCGGCTGCAAAG GCATCTGGGAGGCAATTCCAGGCTGGAGATCGTCAAGGACGCAGGGCACGCGCTGCAGCTGGAGGGGGCCGAGCATGTCAACAACTTCATCAAGTCGTTCCTCCTGGACGAACGGCGAATTGGGCCGGGCGTCGCCGTGGCCCAGAAGTAA